In one window of uncultured Acetobacteroides sp. DNA:
- a CDS encoding DsrE/DsrF/DrsH-like family protein translates to MSNEEYPLKKVCIICAKGSLEDVYATLVMANGAVMEGIETRVFFTFFGLDAITKKQMGSLHTAAVGNPAMRMPGGLPFPTLLGALPGVEAGVSKMMRAEMEKLDIPTVPEFLEMITAGGGEIYACKLAMDMFKLKKSDLSDEVKDVLTVGQFYELCGGQGTQIIFT, encoded by the coding sequence ATGAGCAACGAAGAATATCCCCTGAAAAAGGTGTGCATTATATGCGCCAAAGGGAGTCTCGAAGATGTATATGCTACCCTAGTAATGGCCAACGGAGCCGTAATGGAGGGCATCGAAACCAGGGTATTCTTTACCTTCTTTGGTCTCGATGCTATTACCAAAAAGCAGATGGGTAGCCTCCATACGGCAGCCGTTGGTAATCCGGCCATGCGCATGCCTGGCGGATTGCCCTTCCCAACGCTGCTGGGCGCTTTACCCGGTGTTGAGGCTGGCGTTTCGAAAATGATGAGGGCCGAGATGGAGAAACTGGACATCCCAACAGTTCCCGAGTTTTTGGAGATGATTACTGCCGGAGGCGGCGAAATCTACGCCTGCAAGTTGGCCATGGACATGTTTAAGCTTAAGAAGAGCGACTTGAGCGACGAGGTAAAAGACGTGCTCACCGTGGGACAGTTCTACGAGCTGTGCGGCGGACAGGGTACGCAGATAATCTTTACCTAG
- a CDS encoding TusE/DsrC/DsvC family sulfur relay protein encodes MAQKEYAGVMVDVNDEGYLENANQWTKEVAAAIAKENNLELTDRHYQVLDFLRERVAKGEALTIRSIGKSGIVDIKGFYELFPGAPLKLATKIAGVKKPLSCV; translated from the coding sequence ATGGCACAGAAAGAGTATGCAGGTGTAATGGTAGATGTAAACGACGAAGGCTACCTCGAAAATGCTAACCAGTGGACCAAGGAGGTGGCTGCAGCAATTGCAAAGGAGAACAACCTCGAGCTTACCGATAGGCACTACCAGGTGCTCGATTTCCTCCGCGAGCGGGTTGCCAAGGGCGAGGCGCTTACCATTCGTAGCATTGGCAAGTCGGGTATTGTAGATATCAAGGGCTTCTACGAGCTCTTCCCGGGTGCACCGCTAAAGCTGGCAACCAAGATCGCCGGTGTTAAGAAACCGCTAAGCTGCGTTTAA
- a CDS encoding FAD/NAD(P)-binding oxidoreductase — MKKVLILGAGTAGTIMANKLAKLLDRREWEIEVLDRNNIHYYQPGFLFIPFGIYSPADVVKKKDAFIPKNVKFTVADILSINAEENAVNLAGGETIRYDILIVATGTVPTPSETPGLVGDRWYRNIFDFYTFEGAVALHDYLKDFRGGKLVMTITELPYKCPIAPLEFVFLADAFFTKKGIRDRVELIYTTPMSGAFTKPVATKMLSSVLAEKNINVVTDFYVEGVDEKKNVIRSYDGREVEFDGLVVVPVNLGEEFLASSGLVDDMSYVQVDKGTMQSVHKSNVFAIGDAANLPTSKAGSVAHFAADVLAENIVEYASGRAPSHQFDGHANCFIETGHGKGTLIDFDYTNEPLPGMYPVPGIGPMKLLGVTRLNHWGKLAFKLIYWEFLLKNRKLPISSKFSLAGKKMV; from the coding sequence ATGAAAAAAGTGCTCATACTTGGTGCGGGAACGGCCGGCACCATAATGGCCAACAAGCTGGCAAAGCTGCTCGACCGTAGGGAGTGGGAGATTGAGGTGCTGGACCGAAACAACATCCACTACTACCAGCCCGGGTTCCTGTTTATCCCCTTTGGGATCTACTCGCCAGCGGATGTGGTGAAGAAGAAGGATGCGTTTATCCCCAAGAATGTGAAGTTTACGGTTGCCGATATCCTTAGCATCAACGCCGAGGAGAATGCGGTGAACCTTGCCGGTGGCGAGACCATCCGCTACGATATCCTGATTGTGGCTACGGGTACGGTGCCAACGCCCTCCGAAACGCCCGGCCTGGTTGGCGATCGCTGGTACAGGAACATCTTCGACTTCTACACCTTCGAGGGGGCTGTTGCGCTGCACGACTACCTGAAAGATTTCAGGGGCGGCAAGCTGGTGATGACCATCACCGAGCTACCCTACAAGTGCCCCATTGCTCCGCTGGAGTTCGTCTTTTTGGCTGATGCCTTTTTCACCAAGAAGGGCATTCGCGATAGGGTGGAACTCATCTACACCACGCCGATGTCGGGCGCATTTACCAAGCCCGTTGCCACCAAAATGCTGAGCTCGGTGCTTGCCGAGAAGAACATCAACGTGGTTACCGACTTCTACGTGGAGGGGGTAGACGAGAAGAAGAACGTCATCCGCTCGTACGATGGGCGCGAGGTGGAGTTCGACGGCTTAGTTGTTGTTCCCGTTAACTTGGGCGAGGAGTTTCTAGCCTCATCGGGTTTGGTTGACGATATGAGCTACGTGCAGGTGGATAAGGGAACGATGCAGTCGGTGCATAAGTCCAACGTGTTTGCCATTGGCGATGCCGCCAATCTGCCCACATCCAAGGCGGGCTCGGTTGCCCACTTTGCCGCCGATGTGCTGGCCGAGAACATCGTGGAGTACGCCAGCGGCAGGGCGCCTTCGCATCAGTTCGATGGGCATGCTAACTGCTTCATCGAAACGGGGCACGGCAAGGGTACGCTTATCGACTTCGACTACACCAACGAACCCCTACCCGGCATGTATCCCGTTCCTGGCATAGGGCCAATGAAGCTTTTGGGCGTAACCCGATTAAACCATTGGGGCAAGCTGGCGTTTAAGCTTATATACTGGGAGTTTCTGCTGAAGAATAGGAAACTACCCATATCGAGCAAGTTCAGCCTAGCCGGGAAGAAGATGGTTTAA
- a CDS encoding Crp/Fnr family transcriptional regulator, which translates to MGNNGMLCSCKECIVRNLIFEHVSVDELTDYCSTKTERNFKKGEAIIREGEAITSFLYIQKGLVKLHRHTADSAYDQIISIALPFDLISILSVFSDTRYNLSITAIEDTVVCEFDLNRIKDLVRTNGAFALDLLARISRTTDNILRRNNDINSKNLRGRIAYILLFFANDIYRNRRFELPISRKEIAELIGMTTENVIRILSEFRKEHIIRINGKEIELEDADKLKLICLHG; encoded by the coding sequence ATGGGCAATAACGGCATGCTGTGCTCCTGCAAGGAATGTATCGTCCGAAACCTCATCTTCGAGCACGTTTCGGTGGATGAGCTAACGGACTACTGCTCCACCAAAACCGAGCGAAACTTCAAGAAGGGGGAGGCCATCATTCGCGAGGGTGAGGCGATCACCTCGTTCCTGTACATCCAGAAGGGGCTGGTGAAGCTGCACCGCCATACGGCCGACTCGGCCTACGACCAGATCATCTCCATCGCCCTACCGTTCGACCTCATCAGCATCCTCTCCGTTTTCTCCGACACCCGCTACAACCTCTCCATCACCGCCATCGAGGACACGGTGGTGTGCGAGTTCGACCTGAATAGGATTAAGGACTTGGTGAGAACTAACGGCGCATTTGCGCTCGACCTGCTGGCGCGCATCAGCCGCACCACCGACAACATCCTCCGCCGCAACAACGACATCAACAGCAAGAACCTGCGCGGCCGCATCGCCTACATCCTGCTCTTCTTCGCCAACGACATCTACCGAAACCGCCGCTTCGAGCTGCCCATCTCGCGCAAGGAGATTGCCGAGCTCATCGGGATGACCACCGAGAACGTCATCCGCATCCTCTCCGAGTTTCGGAAGGAGCACATCATTCGGATAAACGGGAAGGAAATTGAGCTTGAGGATGCCGATAAGCTGAAGCTGATCTGCCTGCACGGGTAG
- a CDS encoding YjjG family noncanonical pyrimidine nucleotidase, with protein MNLKPIIRQLGGKPYTHIFFDLDRTLWDFEGNARVTLSDLYQEFELFRHFKTFDEFHSTYLKHNERLWAEYRHGRVAKETLRTLRFSLTLKSVRVKDEQLAQTLDRRYIADSPTKTSLMPNAMEVMEYLRRRGYRMLIITNGFNEVQWVKLKACGLEQYFDLMLTSENVGHQKPDVRIFEQALREAGCRPGKALMVGDDFEVDIVGARNAGIDQVFYSPQGEEGAFTPTYQIRDLIELKRVL; from the coding sequence ATGAATCTGAAACCCATCATTAGGCAGCTAGGCGGGAAGCCCTACACCCATATTTTCTTCGACCTCGACCGTACGTTGTGGGACTTTGAGGGCAACGCGCGCGTTACGCTGAGCGACCTCTACCAGGAGTTCGAACTCTTCCGCCACTTTAAAACCTTCGACGAGTTTCATTCAACCTACCTGAAGCACAACGAGCGCCTCTGGGCCGAGTACCGCCACGGCAGGGTGGCCAAGGAGACGCTGCGCACGCTGCGCTTTTCGCTTACGCTGAAATCGGTAAGGGTGAAGGACGAGCAGCTCGCCCAAACGCTCGACAGGCGCTACATTGCCGACAGTCCCACCAAAACGTCGCTGATGCCCAACGCCATGGAGGTAATGGAGTACCTCCGCAGGCGCGGCTACCGCATGCTGATTATCACCAACGGCTTTAACGAGGTGCAGTGGGTTAAGCTTAAGGCGTGCGGCCTGGAGCAGTACTTCGACCTGATGCTGACCTCCGAGAATGTGGGGCATCAGAAGCCCGACGTGCGCATCTTCGAGCAGGCGCTCCGCGAGGCGGGGTGCCGCCCTGGCAAGGCGCTGATGGTGGGCGACGACTTTGAGGTGGATATCGTGGGGGCCCGCAACGCGGGGATCGATCAGGTGTTCTACAGCCCACAGGGGGAGGAGGGGGCGTTTACCCCTACCTACCAGATTCGCGACCTGATTGAGCTCAAGCGGGTGCTGTAG
- a CDS encoding DEAD/DEAH box helicase — MEFKDLNLCSGVLEGLEAMNIATPTPVQEKAIPVILEGKDLIACAQTGTGKTAAFVLPIIDKLASRENHNKATTLILVPTRELAIQIDQQIMGFSYFTPATSVAVYGGNDSMLWETQKTALINGADIIIATPGRLITHLNFDYFKLSHIEHFILDEADRMLDMGFVEDITAIAAKLPAKRQTVMFSATMPDKIRKLARKILHDPVEINLATSKPAENVLQAVCMAEDSEKVRILVNLLKDKPNIKSVVIFSSTKTKVKEIEKTLRAAKLNTAAIHSDLDQKEREEVMRRFRSRDIQLLVATDIISRGIDVENIDMVVNFDVPHDPEDYVHRIGRTARAQAEGVAITFVNKKDKRLLDNIEKFLGCKIYQYRH, encoded by the coding sequence TTGGAGTTTAAAGACTTAAACCTTTGTAGCGGAGTCCTCGAAGGCCTAGAGGCCATGAACATCGCTACCCCAACACCTGTTCAAGAGAAGGCAATCCCGGTGATCCTCGAAGGGAAAGATCTCATCGCCTGCGCTCAAACCGGAACAGGTAAAACCGCCGCCTTCGTACTTCCCATCATCGACAAGCTCGCCAGCCGCGAGAACCACAACAAAGCAACCACCCTTATTCTAGTGCCCACCCGCGAGCTGGCCATTCAGATCGACCAGCAGATAATGGGCTTCAGCTACTTTACCCCTGCCACCTCGGTAGCGGTATACGGTGGAAACGACTCGATGCTGTGGGAAACGCAGAAGACCGCGCTCATCAACGGAGCCGACATCATCATCGCAACGCCAGGCCGACTGATCACCCACCTCAACTTTGACTACTTTAAGCTATCCCACATCGAGCACTTCATCCTCGACGAGGCCGACCGCATGCTCGACATGGGATTTGTTGAAGATATTACCGCCATTGCGGCCAAGCTGCCCGCCAAACGGCAAACCGTGATGTTCTCGGCCACCATGCCCGACAAGATCCGAAAGCTGGCCCGAAAGATCCTGCACGATCCGGTTGAAATCAACCTGGCAACCTCGAAGCCTGCCGAGAACGTGCTTCAGGCCGTTTGCATGGCCGAGGATTCCGAAAAGGTGCGCATTCTGGTTAACCTGCTAAAGGATAAGCCCAACATCAAGAGCGTGGTCATCTTCTCCTCCACCAAAACCAAGGTAAAGGAGATTGAAAAGACGCTTAGGGCAGCCAAGCTAAACACCGCCGCCATCCACTCCGACCTCGACCAGAAGGAGCGCGAGGAGGTAATGCGCCGCTTCCGCTCGCGCGACATCCAGCTGCTGGTGGCCACCGACATCATCTCGCGCGGCATCGACGTGGAGAATATTGACATGGTGGTAAACTTCGACGTGCCGCACGACCCCGAAGATTACGTGCACCGCATAGGCCGTACCGCCCGCGCTCAGGCCGAAGGCGTGGCCATCACCTTTGTAAACAAGAAGGACAAGCGCCTGCTCGACAACATCGAGAAGTTTTTAGGGTGTAAGATCTATCAGTATCGTCATTAA
- a CDS encoding NCS2 family permease yields the protein MLEKIFKLKEQNTNVRTEIIAGITTFVTMAYILIVNPNILSGTGMDRNAIFFATAVAAGVVSIAMGFVANFPIALAPGMGLNAFFAAIAVQGAGMPWQAALGAVFISGIIFIILTVTKIRQLLVVAVPNSLKVAITVGIGLFITIIGVKMSGIMVAKTLSPNIVPFKNMESSQWIIGLGDFNNPAMALSLIGLLISVMLMALRVKGSLLIGIVTTTLIGIPMGVTVIPENFVPFALPDFHHLAVGALDVKAALNMGIWTVVFTFTFVELFDTFGTLVGTARKANLVDKDGNSPKIGKAMLVDAFGVSFGALMGTSTITSYVESAAGISEGGRTGLTAVTTGVLFLLALVIAPIALLIPGAATAPALIIVGLLMVSSIKEIDFSDFTEGFPAFITFVLMPFTYNIANGIAGGIVFYTALKVLTGKWKQVHWMMYILFVLVIVRYVFLAEH from the coding sequence ATGTTGGAAAAAATTTTCAAGCTGAAGGAACAGAACACAAACGTGAGAACCGAGATCATTGCTGGCATCACCACGTTTGTAACGATGGCCTACATCCTAATTGTTAACCCCAACATCCTTTCCGGAACTGGAATGGACAGGAATGCCATCTTCTTTGCTACAGCGGTGGCTGCCGGTGTGGTGTCTATTGCCATGGGATTTGTTGCCAACTTCCCCATTGCCCTAGCGCCAGGAATGGGATTGAACGCATTCTTTGCGGCTATTGCCGTGCAGGGTGCCGGAATGCCTTGGCAGGCTGCCCTTGGTGCCGTATTCATCTCCGGCATCATCTTCATCATACTAACCGTTACCAAGATTCGCCAATTGCTGGTTGTGGCCGTGCCCAACTCGCTTAAGGTGGCCATCACCGTAGGTATCGGCTTATTCATTACCATTATTGGAGTTAAGATGTCTGGTATCATGGTGGCTAAAACGCTATCGCCCAACATTGTCCCATTCAAGAATATGGAATCGTCCCAATGGATTATCGGATTGGGCGACTTCAACAACCCCGCAATGGCTCTTTCGCTAATTGGCCTGCTCATTTCGGTAATGCTGATGGCCCTTCGCGTTAAAGGTTCGCTGCTGATTGGCATCGTTACCACCACCCTTATCGGCATCCCCATGGGGGTTACGGTTATTCCAGAAAACTTTGTGCCATTTGCCCTACCCGATTTCCACCACCTAGCAGTGGGTGCGCTCGACGTTAAGGCTGCACTTAACATGGGTATCTGGACCGTTGTGTTCACCTTTACCTTCGTTGAGCTTTTCGACACTTTCGGAACGCTTGTAGGAACCGCCCGCAAGGCCAACCTTGTTGATAAGGATGGAAACTCTCCAAAAATCGGCAAGGCCATGCTTGTTGATGCATTCGGCGTATCGTTTGGAGCCCTAATGGGAACCTCTACCATTACATCGTACGTAGAGAGCGCCGCAGGTATCAGTGAAGGTGGCCGCACCGGCCTTACCGCCGTTACAACTGGGGTGCTATTCCTCCTTGCCCTAGTGATTGCGCCAATTGCGCTGCTTATACCTGGAGCAGCAACGGCACCAGCGCTTATCATCGTTGGTTTGCTAATGGTATCGAGCATCAAGGAAATCGACTTCAGCGACTTCACCGAAGGTTTCCCTGCATTCATCACCTTTGTGCTGATGCCCTTTACCTACAACATTGCCAACGGCATTGCTGGCGGTATCGTATTCTACACCGCCCTTAAGGTGCTAACCGGAAAGTGGAAGCAGGTACACTGGATGATGTACATCCTCTTCGTACTCGTAATCGTTCGCTACGTCTTCCTAGCCGAACACTAG
- a CDS encoding LytTR family transcriptional regulator DNA-binding domain-containing protein, with protein sequence MIRTLIIDDEEPARMLVQKFLKDFSEIQVIGECSDGFAAAKSINEHKPDLIFLDVQMPKLSGFELLEIIEHKPQVIFTTAYDSYAIKAFDENAVDYLLKPFSRERFADAVHKVMDRISTQTEQNYTEVIALAEEKTEILQRIAVKSGSKIEVIAASDIVFLESEGDYVMIHTKTGKFLKEKTMKYFEQHLDPDTFIRIHRSSIININEISRIELFEKESYIVKLKSGDQVKASNSGYKALKDALKL encoded by the coding sequence ATGATTCGTACCTTAATTATTGACGATGAGGAACCAGCCCGGATGCTGGTTCAGAAGTTCCTGAAAGATTTTTCGGAGATTCAGGTGATAGGCGAGTGCTCTGACGGCTTTGCTGCTGCCAAGAGCATCAACGAGCATAAGCCCGACCTAATATTCCTCGATGTGCAGATGCCAAAACTCTCGGGCTTCGAGCTGCTGGAAATCATTGAGCATAAGCCCCAGGTGATTTTTACCACCGCCTACGACAGCTACGCCATAAAGGCGTTCGACGAGAATGCGGTCGACTACCTGCTAAAGCCTTTCTCGCGCGAGCGCTTCGCCGATGCGGTGCACAAGGTGATGGACCGTATCTCCACCCAAACCGAGCAGAACTATACCGAAGTTATCGCATTGGCCGAGGAAAAGACGGAAATACTGCAGCGCATCGCCGTTAAGTCGGGCTCGAAGATCGAGGTTATTGCCGCTAGCGACATCGTCTTCCTGGAGTCGGAGGGCGACTACGTGATGATCCATACCAAGACGGGCAAGTTCCTTAAGGAAAAAACCATGAAGTATTTCGAGCAGCATCTCGATCCCGATACGTTTATCCGGATTCATCGCTCCTCTATCATCAACATCAATGAGATTAGCCGTATTGAACTCTTCGAGAAGGAGAGTTACATCGTAAAGCTGAAGAGCGGCGACCAGGTTAAGGCCAGCAACTCGGGCTACAAGGCGCTAAAGGATGCGCTGAAGCTGTAA
- a CDS encoding histidine kinase: MFDHPLVKSRVLAIGYIAVWPFILIMNVSLSYFYGTSSLGDILIENGIPCLVFAIMSIPLWYSVNSCSIQRGEILFLFHHLGTAAITIMVWHYISYSLIALFAPSCHTATMPVEQLVPLVIFHGFLGYTIVVLSYYLYIYSQNLREKHEKELLLQRSLKEVEISMLRAQINPHFLFNSLNSISSLTMVDADRAQEMVVKLSDYLRYTVSQEKTPFVALSKEIENIHRYLDIEKIRFGAKLQYSFAVEDEAADAAMPAMILQPLFENAIKHGVYESTEPIMVETKAYMEDDVLIVSIRNNYQEGAPMGKGAGIGLRNIAERLKLIYQNETLLHIKNENQVFEVTLIIPSAKKSVA; the protein is encoded by the coding sequence ATGTTTGACCATCCTCTTGTAAAAAGCAGGGTTCTTGCTATTGGCTATATAGCGGTGTGGCCGTTTATTCTTATCATGAATGTGTCGCTAAGCTACTTTTATGGGACCTCTTCGCTAGGAGATATTCTCATAGAAAATGGTATTCCCTGCCTTGTTTTTGCCATTATGTCCATCCCGCTATGGTATAGTGTAAATAGCTGCTCCATTCAGCGGGGGGAGATTCTGTTTCTCTTTCACCATCTAGGTACGGCTGCCATTACCATTATGGTATGGCACTACATCAGCTACAGCCTGATTGCGCTGTTTGCGCCCAGCTGCCATACCGCAACCATGCCCGTTGAACAGCTGGTTCCTCTGGTGATTTTTCACGGATTTTTGGGCTACACGATTGTGGTACTATCCTACTACCTGTACATCTACTCTCAAAACCTTCGAGAGAAGCACGAAAAGGAGCTGCTCCTGCAGCGCTCGCTCAAGGAGGTGGAGATAAGCATGCTTCGGGCGCAGATTAACCCGCACTTCCTGTTCAACAGCCTTAACTCCATCAGCTCGCTAACTATGGTTGATGCCGATAGGGCGCAGGAGATGGTGGTGAAGCTCTCCGACTACCTGCGCTACACCGTATCGCAGGAGAAAACACCATTCGTTGCGTTGAGTAAGGAAATCGAGAACATCCATCGGTACCTCGATATCGAGAAGATCCGCTTTGGCGCTAAGCTGCAGTATAGCTTCGCCGTGGAGGACGAGGCTGCTGATGCAGCCATGCCCGCGATGATTCTTCAGCCGCTGTTTGAGAATGCCATTAAGCATGGGGTGTACGAGAGCACGGAGCCCATTATGGTGGAGACTAAGGCCTATATGGAGGATGACGTTCTGATCGTATCCATAAGAAATAACTACCAAGAGGGAGCACCCATGGGGAAGGGGGCCGGCATTGGGCTTCGTAACATTGCCGAGCGGCTGAAGCTCATCTACCAGAACGAAACGCTGCTCCATATAAAGAACGAGAATCAGGTTTTTGAGGTTACCCTCATCATACCATCAGCCAAAAAAAGTGTTGCATGA
- a CDS encoding DUF5668 domain-containing protein: MKKIAFGLVLIAAGFILMLEKMNLISPEVTHWVFTWQMLLIVIGFVNIFSRESYVSGLVLIMVGAFFLVPRIIDLPFNFIGMFWPILLIGGGVLLILKHSVRRSYGDEKKNEDGCCMGPFSRTTTVETDGIVDDFNLFGASKRRYTAGFRGGKFTNIFGGAEIDLTQAQLDNNVAIIETVCVFGGMTLFVPSDWEVQVEVVSILGGFGDKRSFVRTSVVEPRKRLIVKGVCVFGGGEIKSI; the protein is encoded by the coding sequence ATGAAGAAAATTGCATTTGGGCTTGTTCTTATAGCTGCCGGTTTCATCTTGATGCTAGAAAAGATGAACTTGATTAGCCCCGAGGTAACCCATTGGGTATTTACCTGGCAGATGCTGCTGATCGTAATTGGTTTTGTAAACATATTTAGCCGCGAGAGCTACGTGTCGGGATTGGTCCTGATTATGGTAGGTGCCTTCTTCCTAGTTCCCCGCATCATCGACTTGCCCTTTAACTTTATTGGGATGTTCTGGCCAATCCTGCTTATTGGTGGAGGTGTTCTGCTTATCCTAAAGCACAGCGTCAGGCGCTCGTATGGCGATGAAAAAAAAAATGAAGACGGTTGCTGCATGGGACCATTTTCGCGAACGACTACGGTAGAAACCGATGGAATCGTTGATGACTTTAACCTCTTTGGGGCCTCGAAGCGCCGCTATACCGCAGGGTTTAGAGGCGGAAAGTTTACCAACATCTTTGGGGGAGCGGAGATAGACCTAACCCAGGCCCAACTCGATAATAACGTGGCCATCATTGAAACGGTTTGCGTTTTTGGCGGCATGACCCTGTTCGTGCCTTCCGACTGGGAGGTGCAGGTTGAGGTGGTATCTATCCTTGGAGGATTTGGCGATAAGCGCAGCTTTGTTCGCACCTCGGTGGTTGAGCCTCGAAAGCGCCTTATCGTAAAAGGAGTGTGCGTGTTTGGTGGCGGTGAAATTAAAAGTATCTAG
- a CDS encoding alkaline phosphatase, with amino-acid sequence MKRILIAALMLASSLAYAQKAPKNIILMIGDGMGYNSVALRMLEAKGTSNFERFNSIGSVKTYSAGGRITDSGAGGTAYAIGEKTYNGAIGVDTNKQSKPNLMEIAQKNKLATGIVVTCALTHATPASFSAHQVKRDMYEAIAGDIINSNVDLLVGGGMKYFAKRKDGRNLIDEAKTKGYSIYTDTTSYFSSDAKKAMVVVADDHLKPANKERGNYLAPATLKTVELLKKENKNGFVMMVEGSQIDWAEHNNDAEYLKTELADFDKTIGAVLDFAQKDGNTLVIVLADHDTGGVTLPPAEVNSLSEEYGNYAIKFSTGAHCGTLIPVFAYGPGAEKFQGIYQNSDVFHKIMQLKKWGK; translated from the coding sequence ATGAAAAGAATACTTATAGCCGCCTTGATGCTAGCGTCGTCGCTGGCCTACGCCCAGAAGGCGCCCAAAAACATCATCCTGATGATTGGCGATGGAATGGGGTACAACAGCGTTGCCCTTCGCATGCTCGAAGCCAAGGGAACGTCCAACTTCGAGCGCTTTAACAGCATTGGCTCCGTCAAAACCTACTCGGCCGGTGGCCGAATTACCGACTCGGGAGCTGGTGGAACCGCATACGCCATTGGCGAAAAGACCTATAACGGCGCCATTGGCGTTGACACCAACAAGCAATCCAAGCCCAACCTTATGGAGATTGCCCAAAAGAACAAGCTGGCAACGGGCATCGTTGTAACCTGCGCGCTTACCCATGCGACCCCTGCATCATTCTCCGCCCATCAGGTAAAGCGCGACATGTACGAGGCAATTGCTGGCGACATCATCAACTCGAATGTAGACCTGCTTGTGGGCGGCGGAATGAAGTACTTCGCCAAGCGCAAAGATGGCCGCAACCTAATTGACGAAGCCAAAACCAAGGGCTACTCCATCTACACCGATACCACGTCGTACTTTAGCTCCGACGCCAAAAAGGCAATGGTAGTAGTGGCCGACGACCACCTCAAGCCTGCCAACAAGGAGCGCGGCAACTACCTTGCCCCCGCAACCCTAAAAACGGTTGAGCTGCTCAAAAAGGAGAACAAGAATGGCTTTGTGATGATGGTGGAAGGATCGCAAATCGACTGGGCCGAGCACAACAACGACGCTGAATACCTGAAAACCGAGCTAGCCGACTTCGACAAAACCATTGGTGCCGTACTCGACTTCGCCCAAAAGGATGGCAACACCCTTGTAATCGTCCTTGCCGACCACGATACCGGCGGCGTAACCCTACCCCCAGCAGAGGTTAACAGCCTTAGCGAGGAGTACGGCAACTACGCTATTAAATTCTCGACCGGAGCCCACTGCGGCACCCTAATCCCCGTATTCGCCTACGGCCCAGGTGCCGAAAAATTCCAGGGCATCTACCAGAATAGCGACGTTTTCCACAAGATTATGCAGTTGAAGAAGTGGGGGAAATAA